CAACGCGCCTTTTGTCTCGCGGGGCGACAGGAGCGGCACCCATGCCGCCGAGTTGCGCTATTGGGCGCAGCTTGCGCCCTCGCGGGTCAAGGGCGGCGGCTACCTGGAATGCAATTGCGACATGGGCAAGGCGCTCAGCATGGCCAATTCCTCCGACGCCTACGTGCTGGCCGATCGCGGAACCTGGCTGAGTTTTGGGAACAGGGGCAAGCTGGCGGTCCTGGTCGAGGGCGACACGCGATTGTTCAACCAGTACGGCGTGATGGTGGTAAATCCGGCGAAGCACCCGCAGGTGAGGGCCGCCGAGGCGCAGAAGTTCGTCGACTGGGTCACCTCGCCCGCGGGACAGGCCGCAATTGCCGCGTACAAGATCCGCGGCCAGCAGCTGTTCTTCCCGAACGCGGCCAACGGATCCCGGAACTAGGGCCTGTTAACAGGCCCTAGCTATTTTTCCTTGCCCATCACCAGGTCCGGCAGGATCGTCACGATCTGCGGGAACACGGTGATCAGCACGATGGCGACCACCAGGCAGGCGAAGAAGGGGATGGCGGCCCGGGCGATGGTGTTGCTGTCCTTGCCCGTCATGTTCTGCAGCACGAACAGGTTGAAGCCGACCGGCGGCGTGACCTCGGCGATCTCGACCAGCAGCACGACGAAGATGCCGAACCAGACCAGGTCGAACCCGGCCTTCTGGATCATGGGCAGCACCACGGCGCTGGTCAGCACGATCATGCTGATGCCGTCCAGCGCGGTGCCCAGGATCAGGTAGACCAGCGTCAGCACCGCGATCAGTACATAGGGCGACAGGTGCATCGAATCGACCCAGATCGCCAGTTCGCGCGGGATGCCGGTGAAGGCCATGGTCTTGGTGAGGAACGCGGCGCCGGCCAGGATGAACATGATCATGCAGCTGGTGCGCGTCGTGCCCATCAGGCCTTCCCAGAAGTTGCGCCAGGTCAGCGACTTGCTCCACCAGGCCAGGGCCAGTGCTCCCACCACCCCGTAAGCTGCGCACTCGGTGGCGGTCGCGTAGCCGGAAATGAGCACCCAGACGATGAAGATGATCAGCGCGCCGCAGGGGATCAGGTTGCCCGAGCGGCGGATCTTCTCCATGAAGCTCGTTGGGGGGTCGGCGGCGGGCACCCGCTCAGGATGACGCAGGCTCCACCAGATGATGTAGCCGGAGAACAGCGCCATCAGCAGGAAGCCCGGCAGGAAGCCGGCCAGGAAGATGCGGATGATGGAGGCATCGGCCGCCACCGCGTAGACCACCATGGTGATGGAAGGCGGAATCAGGATGCCGAGCGTCCCGGCGGTGGCGAGCGAACCGAGCGTGATCCGCTCGTCATAGCCCCGCCGGTTCAGTTCCGGCAGCGCCACCTTGGAGATGGTCGCGCAGGTCGCCGCTGAAGAGCCCGACACCGAACCGAAGATGCCGCAGCCCAGGATGGTGGTGTGCATCAGGCGGCCGGGGATGCGGTTGAGCCAGGGCCGCAGGCCCTCGAACATCTCCTCCGACAGCTTGCTGCGAAACAGGATCTCGCCCATCCAGATGAACAGCGGCAGCGCCGCCAGTTCCCACGAGGCGTTGGATTCCCAGAACGAGGAGAACAGGTTGTTGCCGGGCGTGGTGCTGGTGAAGAAGGCCTGGCCGACCCAGCCGCAGATCGCCAGCGTCATCGCGATCCAGACGCCGCCGGACAGCAGCAGCATCATGATCAGGAGGAGCAGGCCGCCGACGAACAGGATGTCCATGATGAGGGGCCCCTAGACGTCGGAAGAGAAGTCGCCGTGGGCGTGCCGCTCTTCGACGGCGGCCACATAACTGGGCTTGCCGCCGCGCAGCACGATCACGAGCTCGTCGACCACCGCCACGAACAGCAGCAGCGACCCCAGGGCGAAGCTGGCCTGCGGGATCCAGATCGGGATCGGCAGCAGGCCCTGCGCGACTTCCTTGAAGACCCAGCTGTCGTAGGTGAACTTGTTGGCCCACCAGCTGAGGTAGCCCACCGCTACCGCCCCGATCGCCAGCGCCGTGATCTCCAGGGCGCGCCGCGTGCGCTCGCCAACGTGCTCCAGCAGCAGCGTGACGCGCACGAAGTCGCCATGCTTGAACGCATGCGCCATGGCGAAGAACGAGGCGGCGGCGCAGAACCAGGCCACCACGTCATTGACCGCGCCGGTGCGCACCTGGAACTCGCGCAGGATGCTTTGCGCGATCATCAGCACGCAGATGAGAGCTACGAAAACGGCGCCAATGGCGCCGGATGCGTAGTACAGGCGGTCGAGGAAGCGCCGCACGTCGGGCCCGTTATTTCTGGCCGCGGAAGTTCTTGATCAGGGCGGCACCATCGGCGCCGGCCTTCTTTTCCCAGTCGGCCAGCATGATCGCGCCCACCTGCTGGAGGTCAGCCATCAGCTTGGGCGCGGGCTTCACGATCTTCATGCCTTTCTCGGCCAGTGCCTTCTTGTACCACTCGTTCTTTTCTTCGCTCAGCTTCCAGCCGCGGTTCTCGGCTTCCGCGGCGGCCTTGAGCACCGCCTCCTGCGTGGGCTTGTCCAGCGCGTCGAAGGCCTTCTGGTTCACGATCACGGCGTTTTTGGGGAGCCACGCCTGGGTGTCGTACCACTGCTTGATGCTCTCGTAGGTCTTGGAGTCGTAACCGGTGGAGCCCGAGCTCATGTAGCTGTTGACCACGCCGGTGGCCAGCGCCTGCGACAGTTCGGCGGCCTGGACGGTCACCGGCTGGGCGCCGACCAGTTCCGCGATCTTGGCCGTCGCCGGGCTGTAGGCGCGCCACTTCAGGCCTCGCATGTCAGCGACCGAGGTGAGCTCCTTGTTCGCATAGATCCCCTGCGGCGGCCAGGCCACGGTGTAGAGCAGCTTCATGCCCTGGGCGGCCAGCAGCTTGTCGAGGAGGGGCTTCTGCGCGGCGGCCAGCTTGCGCGAATCGGCATAGCTGGTGGCCAGGAAGGGGATGCCGTCGACCCCGTAGATCGGGTTCTCGTTCTCGAAGTTGACCAGCAGCACCTCGCCGATCGGCGCCTGCCCGCTTTGCACCGCGCGCTTGATTTCATTGGCCTTGAACAGGGACGCATTGGCGTGCACGGTGATCTTGAGCTTGCCGCCGGTCGCCTTGTCCACCTCGCCGGCGAACTGCGACAGGTTCTCCGTATGGAAGTTGGTCGCGGGATAGGCCGCCGGCAGGTCCCACTTGGTCTGGGCGAACGCGCCCGTCGCCACGGTGAGGGCGGTGGTGGCCAGGAAGTGTTTGAGTTTCATGGTCTCTCCGGGAGAATGGGCCGATGGATGATGGGCCGAGAATAAATGCAAGTGCCGCGCCGGCGCCATACGTGTTTCCATCCAGACCGGCGGCGTTTCTGGGCGTGCTGACGCTGGACACGCGCTTTCCGCGTCTCCCGGGCGACATCGGCAATCCCGCGTCTTTTCCGGTGCCCACGCTCACGCGCGTGGTGCGGGGCGCAGGCCCCCGCGACGCGGTGCAGGGCGCCGCCGGCCAGCGCGCGGCCGGGCTGTTCGAGCCCTTCCGTGCCGCGATGCACCAGCTGGAGCTTGAAGGTGCGGCCGCCATCACGACGAGTTGCGGCTTCCTGGTGCTCCTGCAGCAGCGCCTGCAGGCCGCCGCCCGGGTGCCGGTGGTGAGCTCCAGCCTGATGCTGCTGCCGGGGCTGCTGGAAGAGCAGCGGCAGGTCGGGGTGCTGACCATCAGCGCCGAGCACCTGGGCGAGGAGTTCCTGGAAGCGGCGGGCGTGCCGGCGTCCCGGCTGGCGGACGTCGCGGTCGAGGGGGTCGAGCCGGGGGGCGCCTTCGCCCGCACCTTCCTGGGAAACGAGCCCCGCATCGACATCGTCGCCGCCGCGACCGATGTCCTCGCCGCAGCGCAGCGCCTGAAGCTGCGTGCGCCGCAGCTGACCGACCTGGTGCTGGAATGCACCAACATGCCGCCCTACGCGCGGCTCATCGAGCGTGCGACCGGCCTGCGCACCTGGTCGCTGCTGCAGTCGCCGGCCCTGTTGGCGCCCTTCAAGGGTAGCCACCTGCCGCGCGAGAAGAGGTAAAACGGACGCGGATCCGCGCTTGACATTCGAATCCACCGAAAACCTTATGCAGGAAACAACGACTTCTCCTTCCGGCCGCTGGCAGTTCTGGATCGACCGCGGCGGAACCTTCACCGACGTCGTGGCCAAGCGGCCGGACGGCACGCTGGTCACGCACAAGCTGCTGTCGGACAACCCTGAGCAGTACCGCGATGCCGCGGTTGCGGGCATCCGCCATCTGTTGGACCTGAAGCCGGGCGAGCCGGTGACCCCCGACCGGGTCGAGTGCGTGAAGATGGGAACGACGGTGGCCACCAACGCCCTGCTCGAACGCAAGGGCGAGCCGACCGTGCTGGTGACGACGCTCGGCTTCCGCGACGCGCTGCGCATCGCCTACCAGAACCGCCCGCGCCTGTTCGACCGGCACATCGTGCTGCCCGAACTGCTGTACCAGACCGTGATCGAAGCGCAGGAACGCGTCGGGGCCACCGGCGAGGTCATCCAGGCGCTGGACCAGCCGTCGCTGCGCGGCGAGCTGCAGGCCGCGTACGACCGGGGCCTTCGCAGCGTCGCGATCGTGTTCATGCATGGCTACCGCTACAGCGAGCACGAGAAGCTGGCCGCAGCCATCGCGCGGGAGCTGGGCTACACGCAGGTGAGCACCTCGCACGAGACCAGCCCGATGATGAAGTTCGTGAGCCGCGGCGACACCACGGTGGTCGATGCCTACCTGTCGCCAATCCTGCGCCGCTACGTGGAGCAGGTGGCCGGTGAAATGCCGGGCGTGAAGCTGTTCTTCATGCAGTCTTCCGGCGGGCTCACGGATGCCCATGCCTTCCAGGGCAAGGACGCGATCCTGTCCGGCCCCGCGGGCGGCATCGTCGGCATGGCGCGCACCGCGCAGCTGGGCGGCCACGCCAAGGTGATCGGCTTCGACATGGGCGGCACCTCGACCGACGTGTCGCACTACGCCGGCGAGTTCGAGCGCGAGTTCGAGACGCAGGTTGCCGGCGTGCGCATGCGCGCGCCCATGATGAGCATCCACACGGTGGCGGCGGGCGGCGGCTCCATCCTCGGCTTCGACGGCTCGCGCTTCCGGGTAGGGCCCGAGAGCGCGGGGGCCAACCCCGGGCCGGCCAGCTACCGGCGCCAGGGCCCGCTGGCGGTGACCGACGCGAACGTGATGGTCGGCAAGATCCAGCCGCGCTACTTTCCCAGGGTGTTCGGCCCGAAGGCCGACGAGGCGCTGTCGTCCGACATCGTGCAATCGAAGTTCGGCGAGCTCGCGGCCCGGACCGGCCGCAGCGCGGAAGCGGTCGCCGAGGGCTTCATCAACATCGCCGTGCAGCAGATGGCCAACGCGATCAAGAAGATCTCGGTGGCGCGCGGCTACGACGTCACCCGCTACACGCTGCAGTGCTTCGGCGGTGCCGGCGGCCAGCATGCCTGCCTGGTGGCCGATGCACTCGGCATGAGCCGCGTGTTCGTGCACCCGCTGGCCGGGGTGCTGTCGGCCTACGGCATGGGCCTGGCGGACCAGAACGTGATCCGCGAGGAAGCGATCGAACTGCCGCTGGACCCGCGCTCGCTGCCGCTGATCGCCGAACGGCTGGCCGCGCTGGGCGCCACGGCAGAGGCCGAGCTCGGGAAGCAGCAAGCCAACCCGGGGGCGGCCACCGTGCACCAGCGTGTCCACGTCCGCTACCAGGGCAGCGACTCGGCGCTGGTCGTGCCCTTCGGCGATCTCCCGGCCATCGTCGCGAATTTCGAAGCCGCGTACCGCCAGCGCTTCGCTTTCCTGATGCAGGGCAAGGGAATGATGGTCGAGGCCGTTTCGGTCGAGGCCGTGCTTGCCGGCGATGCGCCGGTCGAGCCGCGGCAGCAGATGCATCCGGTGCGCGAGGTGCCGCGCCGCGAAACCGTGCGCATGTACTCGGGCGGAGAGTGGCACGAGGCGGCGCTGGTGGTGCGCGAGGACCTGCGCGCCGGCGACATCATCCCGGGGCCGGCGATCATCGCCGAGAAGAACGCGACCACCGTCGTTGAGCCCGGCTGGGAAGCGCAGCTCACGGCGCTGGACCACATCGTGCTGGACCGCCGTGTCCCGCGTGCACAGCGCTTTGCGGCGGGCACGCGCGTAGACCCCGTGCTGCTGGAGGTGTTCAACAACCTGTTCATGAACATCGCCGAGCAGATGGGCCTGCAACTGCAGAACACCGCCTACTCGGTGAACATCAAGGAGCGGCTGGACTTTTCCTGCGCCCTGTTCGACCAGGAGGGCAACCTGATCGCCAACGCGCCCCACATGCCGGTGCACCTGGGTTCGATGGGCGAAAGCATCAAGACGGTGATCCGCGAGAACGCGGGCCGCATGTCACCGGGCGACGTGTACGTGCTCAATGACCCCTATCACGGCGGAACGCACTTGCCGGACGTCACCGTCATCACGCCGGTGTATTTGCTTAAGGGGCGCCCCCTCCCCAACCCTCCCCCGGCGGGGGAGGGGGCTCAGGGATCCGGGGATGCTCTACCTCCCCTTCCGGGGGAGGGCGGGGGTGGGGGCGCTGCGGCCCAGGAACGTCCCCTGTTCTACGTCGGTTCGCGCGGCCACCATGCCGACATCGGCGGCACCACGCCCGGCTCGATGCCGCCCTTCTCGACGCTGATC
Above is a window of Ramlibacter tataouinensis DNA encoding:
- a CDS encoding substrate-binding domain-containing protein, whose amino-acid sequence is MKLRLFPLALLLAATLPAHAASITMASTTSTDQSGLFGHLLPQFTQATGIEVRVLAVGTGEAIAIGHRGEADVLFVHDPAAEAKFVAEGGATKRNLVMYNDFVLVGPRSDPAGAKGADIVQALRKVAAANAPFVSRGDRSGTHAAELRYWAQLAPSRVKGGGYLECNCDMGKALSMANSSDAYVLADRGTWLSFGNRGKLAVLVEGDTRLFNQYGVMVVNPAKHPQVRAAEAQKFVDWVTSPAGQAAIAAYKIRGQQLFFPNAANGSRN
- a CDS encoding TRAP transporter large permease; protein product: MDILFVGGLLLLIMMLLLSGGVWIAMTLAICGWVGQAFFTSTTPGNNLFSSFWESNASWELAALPLFIWMGEILFRSKLSEEMFEGLRPWLNRIPGRLMHTTILGCGIFGSVSGSSAATCATISKVALPELNRRGYDERITLGSLATAGTLGILIPPSITMVVYAVAADASIIRIFLAGFLPGFLLMALFSGYIIWWSLRHPERVPAADPPTSFMEKIRRSGNLIPCGALIIFIVWVLISGYATATECAAYGVVGALALAWWSKSLTWRNFWEGLMGTTRTSCMIMFILAGAAFLTKTMAFTGIPRELAIWVDSMHLSPYVLIAVLTLVYLILGTALDGISMIVLTSAVVLPMIQKAGFDLVWFGIFVVLLVEIAEVTPPVGFNLFVLQNMTGKDSNTIARAAIPFFACLVVAIVLITVFPQIVTILPDLVMGKEK
- a CDS encoding hydantoinase B/oxoprolinase family protein; this encodes MQETTTSPSGRWQFWIDRGGTFTDVVAKRPDGTLVTHKLLSDNPEQYRDAAVAGIRHLLDLKPGEPVTPDRVECVKMGTTVATNALLERKGEPTVLVTTLGFRDALRIAYQNRPRLFDRHIVLPELLYQTVIEAQERVGATGEVIQALDQPSLRGELQAAYDRGLRSVAIVFMHGYRYSEHEKLAAAIARELGYTQVSTSHETSPMMKFVSRGDTTVVDAYLSPILRRYVEQVAGEMPGVKLFFMQSSGGLTDAHAFQGKDAILSGPAGGIVGMARTAQLGGHAKVIGFDMGGTSTDVSHYAGEFEREFETQVAGVRMRAPMMSIHTVAAGGGSILGFDGSRFRVGPESAGANPGPASYRRQGPLAVTDANVMVGKIQPRYFPRVFGPKADEALSSDIVQSKFGELAARTGRSAEAVAEGFINIAVQQMANAIKKISVARGYDVTRYTLQCFGGAGGQHACLVADALGMSRVFVHPLAGVLSAYGMGLADQNVIREEAIELPLDPRSLPLIAERLAALGATAEAELGKQQANPGAATVHQRVHVRYQGSDSALVVPFGDLPAIVANFEAAYRQRFAFLMQGKGMMVEAVSVEAVLAGDAPVEPRQQMHPVREVPRRETVRMYSGGEWHEAALVVREDLRAGDIIPGPAIIAEKNATTVVEPGWEAQLTALDHIVLDRRVPRAQRFAAGTRVDPVLLEVFNNLFMNIAEQMGLQLQNTAYSVNIKERLDFSCALFDQEGNLIANAPHMPVHLGSMGESIKTVIRENAGRMSPGDVYVLNDPYHGGTHLPDVTVITPVYLLKGRPLPNPPPAGEGAQGSGDALPPLPGEGGGGGAAAQERPLFYVGSRGHHADIGGTTPGSMPPFSTLIEEEGVQINNVKLVDRGELREQEMLELLRSGKHPSRNPGQNLADLKAQIAANEKGVQELRKMVEQFGLDVVQAYMKHVQDNAEESVRRVITKLKDSRFTLPLDNGAQIEVGIRVDAANRSAEIDFTGTSEQQLNNFNAPTAVCMAAVLYVFRTLVDDEIPLNAGCLKPLKVIIPPGSMLNPNPPASVVAGNVETSMCITNALYGALGVMAASQCTMNNFTFGNERHQYYETISGGSGAGDGFDGTSVVQAHMTNSRLTDPEVLEFRFPVRLESYQIRKGSGGAGQWKGGDGGVRRVRFLEAMTASILSNGRKHGAFGMAGGRPGLVGVNRVVRANGSEEQLGHIGQAEMKPGDIFEVHTPGGGGFGKP
- a CDS encoding TRAP transporter small permease, whose product is MRRFLDRLYYASGAIGAVFVALICVLMIAQSILREFQVRTGAVNDVVAWFCAAASFFAMAHAFKHGDFVRVTLLLEHVGERTRRALEITALAIGAVAVGYLSWWANKFTYDSWVFKEVAQGLLPIPIWIPQASFALGSLLLFVAVVDELVIVLRGGKPSYVAAVEERHAHGDFSSDV
- a CDS encoding TRAP transporter substrate-binding protein, with amino-acid sequence MKLKHFLATTALTVATGAFAQTKWDLPAAYPATNFHTENLSQFAGEVDKATGGKLKITVHANASLFKANEIKRAVQSGQAPIGEVLLVNFENENPIYGVDGIPFLATSYADSRKLAAAQKPLLDKLLAAQGMKLLYTVAWPPQGIYANKELTSVADMRGLKWRAYSPATAKIAELVGAQPVTVQAAELSQALATGVVNSYMSSGSTGYDSKTYESIKQWYDTQAWLPKNAVIVNQKAFDALDKPTQEAVLKAAAEAENRGWKLSEEKNEWYKKALAEKGMKIVKPAPKLMADLQQVGAIMLADWEKKAGADGAALIKNFRGQK
- a CDS encoding aspartate/glutamate racemase family protein, coding for MFPSRPAAFLGVLTLDTRFPRLPGDIGNPASFPVPTLTRVVRGAGPRDAVQGAAGQRAAGLFEPFRAAMHQLELEGAAAITTSCGFLVLLQQRLQAAARVPVVSSSLMLLPGLLEEQRQVGVLTISAEHLGEEFLEAAGVPASRLADVAVEGVEPGGAFARTFLGNEPRIDIVAAATDVLAAAQRLKLRAPQLTDLVLECTNMPPYARLIERATGLRTWSLLQSPALLAPFKGSHLPREKR